The genomic region AATCGGCTGAACGCCAGATAAAAAGCAAAGATCAGGAAGAACAGTGTCGCTAGCAGATAAAACCAGCCAAAATTCTGGATAGAGAAGTTGTAGGCAACGTTAGCCACATCCGCCAGCTGATCAGGAGCGACCGCTCCCCATATTGCGAACAGTACAACGATGATAATTGTGATTGTAAATACCATGATGAGACCTCCGTTATGTAAGCTTCAGCCAACTGTTTCTTAGTATGTGCTAGTCCATCTAGTAATATTTCGGAAAGCCAGCTGTTGTAAAATAAAACAAACCGCCGTGTAATGAAACACCCGTCGGTTTGTTTTGATCTTGCCTGAATAATATATAGTGCCTATAAACGTATGAATTGAACAGGTGCGTTAAGGAACAGTGGTTTCGATTTGTGTCTATAATTGCAGTTTTGGAAGGGAAGGATAGATTAATGAATGTGTTGTATTAGATAATAATGAGGAAGGATATCGCTATCATTAAATGGATCGGGGCAATGTACTAGCTACTGCGCGTCACCTGAAAAAGATTCTGATCTAGAATAGGTTGGCTTCCAAAAAATTGTTGACTGTAATCATAAATTTACAGATCCTTCAGATTAACTTGCATGCGTTTGAGCATGTCGGTCATCATTGCAACTTCTTCTTCACTGAAATCCAGTATCATCTGATGAAGAAACTGGTTTCGATCCTGCTTGAAATTGGCGATATGCGTTAGCCCTTGTTCTGTTAACCGGACGAAAGTTTCCCGATGATCATCGGGGTTTCTTCTTCGTGACACCAAACCGTCTGCTTCCAGTTGCTTCAAATGGCGTGTAATAGCAGCACTGTCGATATGAATGGCCTTCTGCAAATGGCTTTGTGTAACTTCTTGATGAAGATAGAGATGATACAACAGAACGTATCGTGAGGAACTGATCCCCGTACTACGTTCAAATTTAGGTTTCAGCTGATTGCTTATATTTTTAAGTAATATTAATAAGGTTTCTTGTTCCAGCGAACAATTCATGTTTGCCCCTCCTTGAATGGTACCGAATGTCTTGGAAAGCTTCATATTAAAAATGTCAGATTCCTTCCACGACATTCGGCAGCTAAAGGCAACTATATCATAATGTGGAGACTACTCGCACTATCGCTTTAAATCATGCCCAAAACGTAGTCTCTTCGGCTGGCATACGGTAGGAGGTGTATCCCTCGCTTGCAGCTTTTCCAATTGTAAGTAGCATGACTGGTACATAGCGTTCTTTATCCAAGCCAAACACTTCGGCAATTTGATCTTTTTCATAACCGCCGATTGGATTGGTGTCATACCCATGTGCACGGGCAACCAGCATCAATTGCATGGAAACCAGACCGGCGTCAAGCATAATGACATCGTTCATTTCAGCATCGGACATGTTGTTATAGATCGGTTTGAATGCGTTCAACTGAAAGTCCTTAACATCTTGTGGCATTAAGCCATGCTCAACAGCTTTTCCATAGATGTTTTCTGCATAATCGAAATTGTTTTTGTCCGCAAACACGGCAATGACAGCTGAAGCTTGAGCGACTTTTTCTTTGTTGAAGCGGGACAATGGGACGAGTTTTTCTTTTCCCTCTGGAGTATCCACCACAAGGAAGCGCCAAGGCTGCATGTTGATGGAGGAAGGGGCGGTGCTAGCTTCATTGATGATTTGAGTCATTTCTTCCCTGCTGATTTTTACGGATGAATCGTATGTCTTAATGGAGCGGCGTCCATAAATAATCTCGTTAAAATCGTTTGTTTGTTGGTATGGTTTCATAATAATTATCTCCCTTTATATTTTGTTGAGGCATCAATGTTTGACTAGTCAATTGTTGATAAGTCAAATATAATCAAAATCCGAGTCCATTTCAATAGTTTTTTAACGCCAAAATATTACAATAATCACTTATTATTTGTCATTGCCCACTTGCACAGTTAAACAAAATAGGGCTGGAGTTTAACAACAATTTCAAAGGGATAATAAAAGGATTGACATGAAACCAGTTACATATTTTAATCTTGTTTTGTAGCGAGAGATCACGCAATCATACAGGTAGACATGTTATGATGAACCTTTTTCGGATACTTATTAAATATTCATTATAAAGTGTTTGAATAAAGGGAGATCATCTCAATCAAAAAGACAAACAGGACATACTAAAAAATGGAGGTCATAACAATGATTAAACTTGTAGTTACTGATTTAGATGGAACGTTTCTGAACAATAAAGGTTCGTACGATGTCGAGCTCTTCAAAAAAGTGTATGCAGAGATGCAGCAAAAAGGAGTCACTTTTGTCGCATGTACCGGGAAACAATGTGAACGTGTGGAGAAATTGTTTGATGAGTATGGCAAAGGTGTTTGGATCCTGGGTGATAGTGCTGCACGAATTAAAAAAGATGGTGAAGTCGTTAAAGAGTTCAGCATGGATAAGGATCTCGCCTTGAAGGCGATTGCTCGAATCCAGGACTTTGACAACACAATGACTCTTATCGTATGTGCAAGCGATGCTGCTTACATTCGTTCTTCCATTTCAGAAGATATGTACAACGTAGTTAAAAGCTCCTATGAGCGTGTCATTAAAACAGATTCCTTTGAAACGATCGAGAGTCGCTTTATCAAAATTACGGTCTTCGATACAGAAGGACGTAGTACAGCATTAAAAGCGCATGTTGAGGAAACGTTAAGTGGACAAATTTACATTGTTGACTCGGAGGCAAAATGGCTGGATATCACGGCATTACACACCCACAAAGGAGAGACCGTTAAAAAACTGCAAGAAATGTTGGGTGTAACATACGACGAATCGATGTCATTTGGTGACGGCGAGAATGATGTAGAGCTCATGGCCATCGCCAAATATAGTTTTGCAGTTAGTAATGCTTGTGATAATACGAAAAAAGCAGCAAACTTTATTACGAAATCAAACGAAGAGAATGGCGTTCTTCTAACCATTCAAAAAATACTGGATTTGCAGTAATACTCGTCTGTCAACAGGCGACGCATGTTCGAAATGAGAGGGGCAATCATATGATTGCCCTATTTTTCATGGGATAAGAAACGTTACAAAGAGTCGATGTTCGTAACTTGTTTGCGATAATGCTGTGGAACTACACCCATCTGTTTACGGAAAATGGACGAAAAATAACTAGAACTTTGAAAACCACAGGCAAGAGCAATTTCACTTATGGATCTCCGTGTTTCTTTTAACATTTCACAGCTTTTCTGAAGTCGATATTGGGTGACATAGTTGTTTGGCGACTGCCCCACATATCGGTTAAACAATTGGCAACAACGGCTTCTGCAGACAGCTCCGGCAGATGCGATCTCCTCAAGTGTTATCTTCTGATCATAGTTCTGATGAATGAAATGAGTCATTTCCTGAACATGCGTTAACACGCCGGGTTGGCCGGAAACAGGTTTTAACTGATCGCCTATTGTAGCACATAACGATAACGCATGGGATACCAACCGTAGTGGATTGGGATGTTTATGCTCCGTGTGCATCTCCCGATATAGTTCTTGAATGGACAGTAATACGTCTTCCTGCCAGTCTACCTGATCCGTGAGGACAACAAAATCAGCCATTTTGGAACTAAATTTCTCCTCCCAGTACGTCTGAATATAAGAAGTTTTCTCACCAAGAATGGAGGGGTGAATAACAACTACAAGAAACGAACAATCGTCGTGATCCGCAACAGCGTATCCATGATGCAAACGTTGGCTATTAACAAAGAGCCCACTTCCCTGATGCAATCGAGTGATACTTCCATTAACAGAGAAATCCATCAATCCTTTTAATACGTAGATAAACTCCAGATCTACATGCCAATGTGCAACTGCTGCATAATTGTTAAATTGATGAAGACTGCCCCTGCGGACATAAAGGGGTAAGTCAGGAAGATTATAATCCAACCGTTCTGATAGATCAGAGAACACCTCTAAATCTGTCATCGAGAATCCCTTCTTTACACAAATGTATACGATATTAATAAAAGTATAGCCAATATTGATGGAAACAACAATAATTATGTCCTATTCTTATATTGTGGAAAATAACAGAGAGGACAGATATAGGTGAGAAAACGCATGCCACTTCAAGATTTCGGCAAACCAGACTTTAATCGAGAGTTAATATCGCTTGTAATCCCCATTGCTTTACAAAACCTAATATCAGCAACGGTGATATCTGTTGATGTAATTATGTTGGGTATGATTAGTCAATCGGCAATGGCAGCCGTATCACTCGCAGGACAAATCACGTTTACATTAACATTGTTTTACATGGGGTTGTCAGCGGGGGCGAGTATCCTCACGGCTCAGTACTGGGGGAAGAAGGATACACCAACCATACAGCGAGTTCTTAGTATTGCCTGCGTGTTCTCCTTAGTTATATCAATTCTGTTTTTCTTGTCTTCCTTCTTGATTCCCCACGCACTGATGCACTTATTCACCAATGATCCTGAATTGATTCAATACGGGTCAAGGTTTTTACAGTTTAATTCTTTTTCTTACCTTGTGATGGGCTTATCGCAGATGTATCTCAGTGTGATTCGAAGTATGGAAAATGCCAAACTTAGTGCGTGGATTAGTTCTTTATGCTTGGTCTTAAACATTATATTTAATACCATTTGCATTTTTTTACTATTCCCATCCAATCCGGAACTTGCGATTGCGGCTGTAGCTCTTGCCACGGTATTGGCACGTATGATTGAACTAGCATGTTGTGTGATTCATTCCTTAACGAAGGGACCTATTCGCTTTCGTTTACCAGTACGTGACCGTATTCAGCGTAATCTATTAAAAGATTTTATGAAATATACGCTACCAGTACAGGGGAATTATATCGTATGGGGAGGAGCGCTTACTGCTACGGCTGCCATTATAGGACATGTGAACTCCGATATGGTAGCAGCGAACTCCATTGCATCCGTAGTCAAAAATCTAGCGGTCGTTTTCTGTGGGGGCATAGCTACTGGAGGATCTGTACTTATTGGAAAGTATCTGGGACAGGGTGAAATGGACAAAGCAAAGTATGCGGGTAACTACATGTGTTATTACGCTTTAATTTTTGGAGTTATTGCAGGCTGCACGATTCTACTAATTAAACCTTTAGTGTACTCTATCGTTAATTTGAACCCCGTTGCTCAAGGTTATCTAGATGGCATGTTATACATTAGTGCGTATTATTGCATTGCAAAATCGTTTAACTCCACAACCATAGCGGGCATATTCCCTGCTGGTGGAGATTCCAAATTTGGATTATGGTGTGACACAGTTGTTATGTGGCTTATTATTATACCACTTAGTTACCTATGTGCATTTGTATGGCATGTGTCTCCCATTTATATATATATCGTCATCAGCTTAGATGAATTGATTAAATTGCCTATTGCTTTCACCCGTTATCGTCAATTTAAATGGCTGAACAACTTAACTAGAAACTTTACACAAACCTGAACTTCACAAGGGATTATG from Paenibacillus sp. FSL R5-0341 harbors:
- a CDS encoding MarR family transcriptional regulator → MNCSLEQETLLILLKNISNQLKPKFERSTGISSSRYVLLYHLYLHQEVTQSHLQKAIHIDSAAITRHLKQLEADGLVSRRRNPDDHRETFVRLTEQGLTHIANFKQDRNQFLHQMILDFSEEEVAMMTDMLKRMQVNLKDL
- a CDS encoding nitroreductase family protein, with translation MKPYQQTNDFNEIIYGRRSIKTYDSSVKISREEMTQIINEASTAPSSINMQPWRFLVVDTPEGKEKLVPLSRFNKEKVAQASAVIAVFADKNNFDYAENIYGKAVEHGLMPQDVKDFQLNAFKPIYNNMSDAEMNDVIMLDAGLVSMQLMLVARAHGYDTNPIGGYEKDQIAEVFGLDKERYVPVMLLTIGKAASEGYTSYRMPAEETTFWA
- a CDS encoding Cof-type HAD-IIB family hydrolase; the protein is MIKLVVTDLDGTFLNNKGSYDVELFKKVYAEMQQKGVTFVACTGKQCERVEKLFDEYGKGVWILGDSAARIKKDGEVVKEFSMDKDLALKAIARIQDFDNTMTLIVCASDAAYIRSSISEDMYNVVKSSYERVIKTDSFETIESRFIKITVFDTEGRSTALKAHVEETLSGQIYIVDSEAKWLDITALHTHKGETVKKLQEMLGVTYDESMSFGDGENDVELMAIAKYSFAVSNACDNTKKAANFITKSNEENGVLLTIQKILDLQ
- a CDS encoding AraC family transcriptional regulator; this translates as MTDLEVFSDLSERLDYNLPDLPLYVRRGSLHQFNNYAAVAHWHVDLEFIYVLKGLMDFSVNGSITRLHQGSGLFVNSQRLHHGYAVADHDDCSFLVVVIHPSILGEKTSYIQTYWEEKFSSKMADFVVLTDQVDWQEDVLLSIQELYREMHTEHKHPNPLRLVSHALSLCATIGDQLKPVSGQPGVLTHVQEMTHFIHQNYDQKITLEEIASAGAVCRSRCCQLFNRYVGQSPNNYVTQYRLQKSCEMLKETRRSISEIALACGFQSSSYFSSIFRKQMGVVPQHYRKQVTNIDSL
- a CDS encoding MATE family efflux transporter; the encoded protein is MPLQDFGKPDFNRELISLVIPIALQNLISATVISVDVIMLGMISQSAMAAVSLAGQITFTLTLFYMGLSAGASILTAQYWGKKDTPTIQRVLSIACVFSLVISILFFLSSFLIPHALMHLFTNDPELIQYGSRFLQFNSFSYLVMGLSQMYLSVIRSMENAKLSAWISSLCLVLNIIFNTICIFLLFPSNPELAIAAVALATVLARMIELACCVIHSLTKGPIRFRLPVRDRIQRNLLKDFMKYTLPVQGNYIVWGGALTATAAIIGHVNSDMVAANSIASVVKNLAVVFCGGIATGGSVLIGKYLGQGEMDKAKYAGNYMCYYALIFGVIAGCTILLIKPLVYSIVNLNPVAQGYLDGMLYISAYYCIAKSFNSTTIAGIFPAGGDSKFGLWCDTVVMWLIIIPLSYLCAFVWHVSPIYIYIVISLDELIKLPIAFTRYRQFKWLNNLTRNFTQT